The stretch of DNA AAATAGAGCCGGGCGCTTTTGGATAAAAGCAGTTACGCCCTCCTGCACATCTTGTGAAGCAAACAGCGCACCGAATTGTTCCACTTCAAGCGCCAATCCGTTCTCAAGCGGCAGCTCTGCACCCGCGAATACAGCCTGCATCGCTGCTTTTACAGACAAGCGGCTTTTCTGTGAAATGAGCTCCGCCATCCCGGCCGCTTCTTGCAAAAGCTGATCTGCCTCGACAGAACGGTTCACCAAACCAATCCGTTCTGCTTCCCGTCCATCTATAAACCGGCCGGTTAAAATGAGTTCAAGCGCCGTTGCCGTATTCGTTAACCGGGTGAGGCGCTGCGTCCCCCCGTAGCCTGGAATCAAGCCAAGCTTTGTTTCGGGAAGCCCGAGTTTTGCTTCATGTACCGCAATCCGCAGATGACAGCTCATCGCCAGTTCCAGCCCCCCGCCCAGGCAGGCACCATTAATCGCGGCAATGATCGGTTTTTCGGACTGCTCTATTTTTGTACATAATGCCTGGCCTTTCTGTGCGGCTTTCTTTGCTTCTTCTACCTGTCCAAACAAGGATGTGAATTCTTTAATATCTGCCCCGGCCACAAAGAAAGAGCCAGCCCCTGTTAAAATAACAGCTCTGACAGACGGATTGTTATTCAGCTCATCGATACACTGCTCCAGCTCTTCCAGCAATCTTTCATTCAGCGCATTCACAGGCGGATTTTTCAGCGTCATGTAAGCGATCTTATTTTCCACTTTTGTTTGAATCAAAGAAAAAGACTTCATTTCTATTCACTCTCCTTGTTAACATCCTGTTTTCATTTTATTGTACAAAAACCCAAATGAGTCTTCATTCATTATTTACTCATAAAAAAGCGTCTGAACAAACTTGTTCAAACGCTCCTGCTTCTATTTTATTTTCTTGGGAAGCCCATTTGGTACTGTTTAGGAATGCCTGCTTCTTTTCTTAATTGAACACCTGCTTCAAGCGTCCAGTTTGGATTTCTCAGCATGCCACGTCCGACCGCCACAAGGTCAGCTTCTTCGTTGCCGATCACCGCATTGGCCAAAACTGGCTCATCCAGGCGCCCGACTGCAATAACGGGTACGTCGACCGCTTCTTTAATAGCCCGCGCCAGCGGTACTTGATAAGCGGCATGCGTACCCGGCCGTCCAGCTGCGGCAATTGGGCCTTCGCCGCCTGCGCTAATGTGGAACATGTCAACACCTGCTGCTTTATACTCTTTTGAAAAGGCAATGCTTTCCTCAAT from Domibacillus sp. DTU_2020_1001157_1_SI_ALB_TIR_016 encodes:
- a CDS encoding enoyl-CoA hydratase-related protein, translated to MKSFSLIQTKVENKIAYMTLKNPPVNALNERLLEELEQCIDELNNNPSVRAVILTGAGSFFVAGADIKEFTSLFGQVEEAKKAAQKGQALCTKIEQSEKPIIAAINGACLGGGLELAMSCHLRIAVHEAKLGLPETKLGLIPGYGGTQRLTRLTNTATALELILTGRFIDGREAERIGLVNRSVEADQLLQEAAGMAELISQKSRLSVKAAMQAVFAGAELPLENGLALEVEQFGALFASQDVQEGVTAFIQKRPALFRDQ